The following proteins are encoded in a genomic region of Actinomadura sp. NAK00032:
- a CDS encoding amidohydrolase family protein, whose protein sequence is MTDLLITGGTLADGTGSAPRRADVAVEGGRVEAVGDLAGRPAARTIDASGQIVAPGFVDVHTHSDLTLLSDPRAHSAVRQGVTTVVVGNCGLGVTPVADPPHCEGTTPRTHIEALRAAAGYLDLDPSVRWDWTDLPGYLAALGAARPSVNVAALVAHTPLRAAAVGFGDRPADAAALDRMRGLLGDALAAGAAGVSTGLVYAPVCYAREDELEALGRTAAAYGRLFAWHVRDYADGLLDSVRQALRVAAATGCRTQISHLVAVGRRNHGSVARALELIDDARDAGLDVAFDIYPYLAGNAPLSQLLPAWAQEGGEGPMRARLTEPAVRARVRDEWRGMPNAWEDIAVGGRTLPDLAAEAGTDPPEAALDLVAEHGNGVQMVAGGRSERDLADALTHPAAVIGSDGQALDPDGPTGRGTPHPRSYGCFPRLFADHVRTGRIGIAEAVRKCTSAAAERAGLAGRGVLRGGAHADIVVFNPARIADRATFAAPQRYPEGISAVVVGGRTVVEDGAHRGARPGEILRIP, encoded by the coding sequence ATGACGGACCTGCTCATCACCGGCGGGACGCTCGCCGACGGCACCGGGTCGGCGCCGCGCCGCGCCGACGTCGCCGTCGAGGGCGGCCGCGTCGAGGCGGTCGGCGACCTGGCGGGACGTCCGGCCGCGCGGACGATCGACGCGTCCGGGCAGATCGTGGCACCCGGGTTCGTGGACGTCCACACCCACTCCGACCTGACGCTGCTGTCCGACCCGCGGGCGCACAGCGCCGTGCGGCAGGGCGTCACGACCGTCGTGGTCGGCAACTGCGGCCTCGGAGTCACCCCCGTCGCCGACCCGCCTCACTGTGAGGGGACGACCCCCCGCACCCACATTGAGGCCCTGCGCGCCGCCGCCGGCTACCTGGACCTGGACCCGTCCGTCCGCTGGGACTGGACCGACCTGCCCGGCTACCTCGCCGCGCTCGGCGCCGCGCGCCCGTCGGTGAACGTGGCCGCGCTCGTCGCGCACACGCCGCTGCGCGCGGCGGCCGTCGGGTTCGGCGACCGGCCGGCCGACGCGGCCGCGCTCGACCGGATGCGGGGCCTGCTCGGCGACGCGCTCGCGGCGGGCGCCGCCGGGGTGTCCACCGGCCTGGTCTACGCGCCCGTCTGCTACGCCCGCGAGGACGAGCTGGAGGCGCTCGGCCGCACCGCCGCCGCGTACGGCAGGCTGTTCGCCTGGCACGTCCGCGACTACGCCGACGGGCTGCTCGACTCGGTGCGGCAGGCGCTGCGGGTCGCGGCGGCGACCGGGTGCCGCACGCAGATCTCGCACCTGGTCGCGGTCGGGCGGCGCAACCACGGCTCGGTCGCGCGGGCGCTGGAGCTGATCGACGACGCGCGGGACGCCGGCCTGGACGTCGCCTTCGACATCTACCCCTACCTGGCCGGGAACGCGCCGCTGTCGCAGCTGCTGCCCGCGTGGGCGCAGGAGGGCGGCGAGGGGCCGATGCGGGCCCGGCTCACCGAGCCCGCCGTCCGCGCCCGCGTCCGGGACGAGTGGCGCGGCATGCCGAACGCGTGGGAGGACATCGCCGTCGGCGGGCGCACCCTGCCCGATCTCGCCGCCGAGGCCGGCACCGACCCGCCGGAGGCCGCGCTCGACCTCGTCGCCGAGCACGGCAACGGCGTGCAGATGGTGGCGGGCGGGCGCAGCGAGCGCGACCTCGCCGACGCGCTCACCCATCCCGCCGCCGTCATCGGCTCCGACGGCCAGGCCCTCGACCCCGACGGGCCGACCGGGCGCGGCACGCCGCACCCCCGCTCGTACGGCTGCTTTCCGCGGCTGTTCGCCGACCACGTCCGGACGGGCAGGATCGGGATCGCCGAGGCCGTCCGGAAGTGCACGTCCGCCGCCGCCGAACGGGCCGGGCTCGCGGGGCGCGGGGTGCTGCGCGGCGGGGCCCACGCCGACATCGTCGTTTTCAACCCCGCCCGCATCGCCGATCGGGCTACGTTCGCAGCACCACAGCGGTATCCGGAGGGGATCTCCGCGGTCGTCGTCGGCGGCCGGACCGTGGTCGAGGACGGCGCGCACCGCGGCGCCCGGCCCGGCGAGATCCTCCGTATCCCCTGA
- a CDS encoding ABC transporter ATP-binding protein — protein sequence MTELDAAPPDRARPDRAGPDEEVLAVTGLAKHFPVRSGPLRLRTGSVHAVDGVDFSLRAGRTLGLVGESGCGKTTTGRMVVRLLEPTAGRIVVAGRDVTRVRGADLRALRRDLQLVFQDPYASLSPRMTVHDIIAEPLRVQGRYDDGGPERVAELLDMVRLAPAHARRYAHEFSGGQRQRIGIARALALDPKVLVLDEPVSALDVSIQAQVVNTLRELQRELGVAYLFISHDLSVVRHVSHEIAVMYLGTIVERGTRDEIFRSPAHPYTQALLSAVPRTRPGAREGRERIMLTGDVPSPIDPPSGCRFRTRCWKARDICATETPALTDRDGVGHPAACHFAEPADVLATA from the coding sequence ATGACCGAGCTTGACGCGGCACCGCCGGACCGGGCGCGGCCGGACCGGGCCGGGCCGGACGAGGAGGTCCTCGCCGTCACCGGCCTCGCCAAGCACTTCCCCGTCCGGTCGGGGCCGCTGCGCCTGCGGACCGGCAGCGTCCACGCGGTCGACGGCGTCGACTTCTCGCTGCGCGCCGGACGCACCCTCGGCCTGGTCGGCGAGTCCGGCTGCGGGAAGACGACCACCGGGCGGATGGTGGTGCGGCTCCTGGAGCCCACCGCCGGGCGGATCGTCGTGGCCGGGCGGGACGTCACCCGCGTGCGCGGCGCCGACCTGCGCGCGCTGCGCCGCGACCTGCAGCTGGTGTTCCAGGACCCGTACGCGTCGTTGTCGCCGCGGATGACCGTCCACGACATCATCGCCGAGCCGCTGCGCGTGCAGGGCCGCTACGACGACGGCGGCCCCGAGCGCGTCGCCGAGCTGCTGGACATGGTGCGGCTGGCGCCCGCGCACGCCCGCCGGTACGCGCACGAGTTCTCCGGCGGGCAGCGCCAGCGCATCGGCATCGCCCGCGCGCTCGCCCTCGACCCGAAGGTCCTGGTGCTGGACGAGCCGGTCAGCGCGCTGGACGTGTCGATCCAGGCGCAGGTCGTCAACACGCTCCGGGAGCTGCAGCGCGAGCTGGGCGTGGCGTACCTGTTCATCTCGCACGACCTGTCGGTGGTGCGGCACGTCTCGCACGAGATCGCCGTGATGTACCTGGGGACGATCGTGGAGCGCGGCACCCGGGACGAGATCTTCCGGAGCCCGGCGCACCCGTACACGCAGGCGCTGCTGTCGGCCGTGCCGCGCACGCGGCCCGGCGCCCGCGAAGGCCGGGAGCGGATCATGCTGACCGGGGACGTGCCGAGCCCGATCGACCCACCGTCGGGATGCCGGTTCCGGACCCGCTGCTGGAAGGCGCGCGACATCTGCGCCACCGAGACGCCCGCGCTCACCGACCGCGACGGCGTCGGCCACCCGGCCGCCTGCCATTTCGCCGAGCCCGCCGACGTGCTGGCCACCGCCTGA
- a CDS encoding RidA family protein: MHDADQRLAASALEPGPAGERPSIAAARRCGAVLIASGQVAARDGKLIAAGRVGDDVSLDTARSCARQCARNVLTAVRDELSGLGAVEHVETVSVWVASAPGFTDQHLVADAATALFTEVFGDGAGRHARVALGVAALPTGSPVEVQATFRLRTP; this comes from the coding sequence GTGCACGACGCAGACCAGCGACTGGCCGCCTCCGCCCTGGAACCGGGGCCCGCGGGGGAACGGCCGTCCATCGCCGCCGCGCGCCGTTGCGGCGCCGTCCTGATCGCCTCCGGCCAGGTCGCCGCCCGGGACGGCAAGCTGATCGCCGCGGGCCGCGTCGGCGACGACGTGTCGCTCGACACGGCCCGTTCCTGCGCGCGGCAGTGCGCCCGCAACGTCCTGACCGCCGTCCGCGACGAGCTGTCCGGGCTCGGCGCCGTGGAGCACGTCGAGACCGTGTCGGTGTGGGTGGCGTCCGCGCCCGGGTTCACCGACCAGCACCTGGTCGCGGACGCGGCGACGGCCCTGTTCACCGAGGTGTTCGGCGACGGCGCCGGACGGCACGCCCGGGTCGCGCTCGGCGTCGCCGCGCTGCCGACCGGCAGCCCGGTCGAGGTGCAGGCCACCTTCCGGCTGCGCACGCCATGA